The Cervus canadensis isolate Bull #8, Minnesota chromosome 29, ASM1932006v1, whole genome shotgun sequence genome includes a window with the following:
- the LOC122430829 gene encoding pregnancy-associated glycoprotein 1-like produces the protein MKWLVLLGLVAFSECIVNIPLTRVTIMRKTHSEKTMLKNFLKEHAYRLYQTSSPGSNIATHPLRNFQDMVYVGNITIGTPPQEFQVVFDTGSSDLWVPSILCTSPNCSSHVMFRHNESSTYRPIRQIFSIEYGRGRMNGVVGRDTVRIGDLVSTDQPFGLSVEQSGFEGMPFDGVLGLNYPNLSFTGGIPIFDNLKNQGAISEPVFAFYLSKSKSEGSVVMFGGIDKSYYQGALNWVPLIQPGDWRVRMNRISMEGQIVACYGGCEALVDTGESSIIGPRRLVNKILRFLGAKPRGSEHYVSCSAVNTLPSIDFTINGINYPVPAQAYTIKDSSGICYINLEADPESTSTETWIVGVVFLRQYFSVYDRGNDRIGLAQAV, from the exons ATGAAGTGGCTTGTGCTCCTCGGGCTGGTGGCCTTCTCAGAGTGCATAGTCAA TATACCTCTAACAAGAGTGACGATCATGAGAAAAACCCACAGTGAAAAAACTATGCTGAAAAATTTCCTGAAGGAACATGCTTACAGACTGTACCAGACTTCTTCTCCTGGCTCAAATATAGCTACTCACCCCCTGAGAAACTTCCAGGAT ATGGTCTATGTGGGTAACATCACCATTGGAACACCCCCTCAGGAATTCCAGGTTGTCTTTGACACAGGCTCATCTGACTTGTGGGTGCCCTCCATCCTTTGCACCAGCCCAAACTGTT CCTCACATGTTATGTTCAGACATAATGAGTCTTCCACCTACCGGCCTATCAGACAGATCTTCAGCATTGAATACGGTCGTGGGAGGATGAACGGAGTTGTTGGTCGTGACACCGTTCGG ATTGGGGACCTTGTAAGTACTGACCAGCCGTTTGGTTTAAGCGTGGAGCAATCCGGGTTTGAGGGAATGCCTTTTGATGGAGTCTTGGGCTTGAACTACCCCAACTTATCTTTCACTGGAGGCATCCCCATCTTTGACAACCTGAAGAATCAAGGTGCCATTTCTGAGCCGGTTTTTGCCTTCTACTTGAGCAA GAGCAAGTCGGAGGGCAGTGTGGTGATGTTTGGTGGGATAGATAAATCCTACTACCAGGGAGCGCTCAACTGGGTACCGTTGATCCAACCGGGCGACTGGCGTGTCCGCATGAACCG CATCTCCATGGAAGGACAGATTGTTGCTTGTTATGGCGGCTGTGAGGCCCTTGTGGACACTGGGGAGTCATCGATCATTGGCCCAAGAAGACTGGTCAATAAGATCCTGAGGTTCCTCGGTGCCAAGCCACGGGGTTCCGAG CACTATGTTTCATGTTCTGCGGTCAATACACTGCCCTCTATTGACTTCACCATCAACGGCATCAATTACCCAGTGCCAGCTCAAGCCTACACCATCAAG GATTCTAGCGGCATCTGCTATATCAACCTTGAAGCAGACCCAGAGAGTACATCTACAGAGACCTGGATCGTGGGTGTCGTCTTCCTGAGGCAGTACTTCTCGGTTTATGATCGAGGAAATGACAGGATTGGCCTGGCACAGGCAGTGTAA